A section of the Rhizobium sp. Pop5 genome encodes:
- a CDS encoding peptidoglycan -binding protein, which yields MALARNRRRERTVDYWPGFVDALSTLLISIMFLLTVFVVGQFILSREITGRDEVLNRLNSQINELTQLLALEKGSNQDLQDSVANLQASLSNAEGERSRLQALLNAGAGGQDAAQKRIGAMTQELDEQKQVSERALSQVELLNQQIAALRSQIAAVEAALQASEEKDRVSQTKIADLGSRLNVALAARVQELNRYRSDFFGRLREILSDRENIRIVGDRFVFQSEVLFPSGGADLNPEGQTEMAKLAAALLDLAKEIPPEINWVLRVDGHTDNVPLAGTGRYRDNWELSSARAISVVKFLIAQGVPADRLVAAGFGEFQPIAPGDTPDARATNRRIELKLTEK from the coding sequence ATGGCTCTTGCCCGCAATCGCCGCCGCGAACGCACGGTGGATTACTGGCCTGGCTTCGTCGATGCCTTGTCGACGCTGCTCATCTCGATCATGTTCCTGCTGACGGTCTTCGTCGTCGGGCAATTCATTCTTAGCCGCGAAATCACGGGCCGCGATGAGGTGCTGAATCGCCTCAACAGCCAGATCAACGAGTTGACGCAGCTTCTGGCGCTCGAAAAGGGCAGCAACCAGGATCTCCAGGATTCGGTCGCCAACCTGCAGGCTTCGCTTTCCAATGCCGAAGGCGAGCGGTCGCGGCTGCAGGCGCTGCTGAACGCCGGCGCCGGCGGCCAGGACGCGGCACAGAAGCGGATCGGCGCGATGACGCAGGAGCTCGACGAGCAGAAGCAGGTGAGCGAGCGGGCGCTTAGCCAGGTCGAGCTTCTGAATCAGCAGATCGCAGCACTTCGCAGCCAGATTGCCGCCGTCGAAGCGGCGCTTCAGGCGTCGGAGGAGAAGGACCGGGTCTCGCAGACCAAAATCGCCGATCTCGGCAGCCGCCTTAACGTGGCTCTTGCCGCGCGCGTGCAGGAGTTGAACCGTTATCGTTCCGATTTCTTCGGTCGCTTACGCGAAATCCTCTCGGACCGCGAGAATATCCGCATTGTCGGCGACCGGTTCGTCTTCCAGTCGGAGGTGCTGTTTCCTTCGGGCGGCGCCGATCTCAATCCGGAAGGGCAAACGGAGATGGCGAAGCTCGCCGCAGCCCTTCTCGATCTCGCCAAGGAAATTCCCCCAGAGATCAACTGGGTTCTGCGCGTCGACGGCCATACCGACAATGTGCCGCTTGCCGGAACCGGCCGCTATCGCGACAATTGGGAGCTTTCCTCGGCCCGCGCAATTTCGGTCGTCAAATTCCTGATCGCCCAGGGCGTGCCGGCCGACCGGCTCGTTGCCGCCGGCTTCGGCGAGTTCCAGCCGATCGCTCCGGGCGACACGCCGGATGCGCGCGCCACCAACCGCCGTATCGAGCTCAAGCTGACCGAAAAATGA